From one Cyanobacteria bacterium QS_8_64_29 genomic stretch:
- a CDS encoding DUF4178 domain-containing protein has product MLWFVWLVIAGIVVVGILLVVRRARPPAAPKQSPLLERTVFDLQLGDIVQYFETDWVVEGWLTYRQDGFSWCKYLLQDGERIRWLSVEEDDVVRVAWLAPTKALSFEREPP; this is encoded by the coding sequence ATGTTGTGGTTCGTTTGGCTTGTCATTGCTGGCATTGTGGTTGTCGGCATCTTGCTGGTGGTGCGTCGCGCTCGCCCACCAGCAGCACCAAAGCAATCGCCTCTTCTCGAGCGCACGGTTTTCGACCTGCAGTTGGGAGACATCGTCCAGTATTTTGAGACGGACTGGGTAGTCGAAGGCTGGCTGACCTACCGCCAGGACGGTTTCAGTTGGTGCAAATACCTGCTCCAGGATGGAGAACGCATCCGCTGGCTCTCGGTGGAGGAAGATGACGTGGTGCGGGTGGCATGGCTGGCTCCGACTAAAGCGTTGAGCTTCGAACGCGAGCCACC